Proteins encoded within one genomic window of Mya arenaria isolate MELC-2E11 chromosome 13, ASM2691426v1:
- the LOC128213884 gene encoding uncharacterized protein LOC128213884: MGEKEASNVQQEINRNLSSVSSQPFAMTPEEMEFNNRMAKTRGLGKRSSVNKMEQQRNTQNWVNRSAPGVGVPLSKISGHSGASLGHKTAVIGQNCAIIGPNNGQIANNFATVGQTSSNLQVSGFAENINQAVISTNQQNNRTSSESIVTIRENFKNSQESFKRRSSDNVLTIEEASRDRSPSFGSAETINARNTSVNVRRSESPPKRPKSGSVNSLCSNTEEIRPISRSNSIMDPHTAAIDLSNNCRKFYFNHIKSAEAIKKAVRAAKHNRAREKMEGHKCSTLDTAMDRLRAEMADLMEQDLSLMSQMLKLNDKIEDIKAHVSYRNRLDAFGSSMSTSEVSDSEYSDTEESRLDLYNASTGSYRMKTLKSLNHISNASLHPPELGEGDKKGTDGVMEESGKLKKLARAGSDIIVYRKKVRKGKKRERNRRNTEDEESNESGGESEDSICQSSDTESTLSCNSDSTKAAKSDQEDSDECFVDDTPDSGIQSPKPEQTTAEPLKPRKGGVSHNSCFLNFHKSNGARSVNPLSNDMLTLQGHNISLEKYYVPQGLVYLKHANAENVFCQFTK, encoded by the exons atgggCGAAAAGGAAGCGTCAAACGTTCAACAAGAAATAAACAGGAATCTTTCTAGTGTTTCTAGTCAGCCTTTTGCAATGACACCCGAAGAAATGGAGTTTAACAACCGCATGGCGAAAACCCGAGGCCTTGGAAAACGATCATCTGTTAACAAGATGGAGCAGCAGAGAAACACGCAAAATTGGGTCAATAGGTCCGCCCCGGGGGTCGGGGTGCCGTTGTCGAAAATATCTGGACACAGTGGGGCTTCTCTTGGTCATAAAACGGCTGTTATCGGCCAAAACTGTGCAATAATCGGGCCGAATAACGGACAAATAGCGAACAATTTTGCAACAGTTGGACAAACTAGCAGCAATCTCCAGGTTTCCGGTTTCGCAGAAAACATTAATCAAGCTGTTATATCGACAAATCAGCAGAACAACAGAACCAGTTCGGAAAGTATTGTCACTATAAGAGAAAACTTTAAGAACAGCCAAGAATCTTTTAAAAGACGAAGTTCAGATAATGTACTGACAATAGAGGAGGCATCTCGCGATAGAAGCCCAAGTTTTGGTTCGGCAGAAACCATTAATGCCCGTAATACATCCGTTAACGTTCGGCGAAGTGAAAGTCCCCCAAAACGCCCCAAGAGCGGCAGCGTCAACTCCCTGTGCAGCAATACGGAAGAAATTAGACCGATCTCTCGCTCCAACTCGATCATGGACCCTCACACCGCCGCCATAGACCTTTCCAACAACTGCCggaagttttattttaatcacaTTAAGTCAGCGGAAGCGATCAAGAAGGCGGTTCGCGCAGCGAAGCACAATCGAGCGCGGGAGAAGATGGAAGGCCACAAGTGTTCTACGCTCGACACGGCAATGGACAGACTCCGAGCGgaaatg GCTGACCTTATGGAGCAGGACCTGTCACTGATGTCGCAGATGCTCAAGCTGAACGACAAGATCGAGGATATTAAGGCACATGTATCGTACCGCAACCGCCTGGACGCCTTCGGGAGCTCCATGAGCACTAGCGAGGTGTCCGACTCAGAGTATAGCGACACAGAGGAGAGCCGTCTAGATCTGTACAACGCATCCACCGGAAGCTACCGCATGAAGACGCTTAAGTCGCTCAACCACATAAGCAATGCGAGTCTCCACCCACCGGAATTAGGTGAAGGTGACAAGAAGGGGACGGACGGAGTGATGGAGGAGAGTGGGAAACTGAAGAAATTGGCGCGCGCCGGAAGTGACATTATAGTGTACAGGAAGAAGGTCCGTAAAGGTAAGAAGAGGGAAAGAAATCGGAGAAACACCGAAGACGAGGAATCGAACGAAAGTGGGGGCGAGTCAGAAGACAGTATTTGTCAATCCTCAGACACTGAAAGCACACTGAGTTGTAACTCCGACTCCACGAAAGCAGCAAAGTCGGATCAAGAAGATTCCGACGAATGTTTCGTCGACGACACCCCAGATAGCGGAATACAAAGTCCGAAACCTGAGCAGACGACAGCAGAGCCGCTAAAACCAAGAAAAGGTGGGGTATCGCATAACTCGTGCTTTCTGAACTTCCATAAGTCCAATGGCGCCCGGAGCGTGAATCCCCTCTCTAACGACATGTTGACGCTGCAGGGTCACAATATCTCGCTGGAGAAATATTACGTCCCCCAGGGTCTCGTGTACCTTAAACACGCCAACGCTGAAAACGTGTTCTGTCAGTTTACTAAATAG